CACCGTCCACGCCGTCTGGGCGCTGCGGGAAGAGGGCTACCAGTCCATCATCATCAACAACAACCCGGAGACAGTCTCCACCGACTTCGACACCTCCGACAAGCTCTACTTCGAGCCGCAGACCGAGGAGGATACGCTGAACATCATCCGCCAGGAGCAACCCGAGGCGGTGGTGGTGCAGTTCGGCGGCCAGACCGCGATCAACCTCGCCGATGTCTTCCACCGCCACGGGGTGCCCCTGCTCGGCACCGCCTTCGAGGACATTGACGCCGCCGAGAATCGCGACCGCTTCGAGCACCTGCTGCGCGAACTCGACATTCCCAAGCCGCCGGGGCGCGCGGTGACCTCGGCCGAGGCGGCGCGGCGGGTGGCGACCGACATCGGCTACCCGGTGCTGGTGCGGCCGTCCTACGTCCTCGGCGGCCGCGCGATGGAGATCGTCTTCTCCGACGAGGAGCTGCTGGCATACATGCGCATGGCGACCGACGTCTCGCCGCGCCACCCTATCCTGGTGGACAAGTACGTCCTGGGCAAGGAGGCGGAGGTGGACGTCATCGCCGACGGGCGCGACGCCCTCATCCCCGGCATCATGGAGCACATCGAGCGCGCCGGCGTCCACTCCGGCGACAGCATGGCGGTCTGCCCGCCGGTGAGCCTGTCGCAGGTGGCGCAGCGGACGATCGTGGACTACTCGCTGCGCCTCGCCCGCGCCCTGCATATCAAGGGGCTGATGAACATCCAGTTCGTGCTCGAGGGCGACCAGGTCTATGTGCTGGAGGTCAACCCCCGCGCCAGCCGCACCGTCCCCTACCTGTCCAAGCTCACCGGCATCCCCATGGTCAACGTCGCCACCAAGGCCATGCTCGGCAAGTCGCTGGCCGAGCTGGGCTACGCCCCCGGGCTCTATCCACCGCCCCGCCACTACGGGGTCAAGGCGCCGGTCTTCTCCTTCGCCAAGCTGACGCGGGTGGACGTCAGCCTGGGGCCGGAGATGAAGTCCACGGGGGAGATCATGGGCATAGACGAAGACTACTCGCGCGCGCTGCACAAGGCGATGATCGCCTCCGGGGTGGCGCCGCCGAGCCGGGGGACGCTGGTGCTGACGGTGGCCGACCGCGACAAGCCGGAGGCGACGGAGCTGGCGCGCGGCTTCAACCGCCTGGGGTTCACCATTCACGCCACCCGCGGCACCGCCGCCCACCTCGCCGCCCACGGCATCCCCGCCCGGCGCGTGGGCAAGATCAGCGAGGGCAGCCCCAATATCCTCGACCTCATCACCGGCGGCGCGGCGGACCTGCTCATCAACACCATGTCCCGCGACCGCAAGCCCGGGCGCGAAGGCATCCGCATCCGCCGCGCCAGCGTCGAGCATTCCCTCCCCTGCCTGACCTCGCTTGACACCGCGCGCGCGCTGCTGACCGCGCTCTCCGCCCGCCGCGAGGGCGAACCCTTCACCTATAAGACAATTGACGAGTACCTGGCCGATGGGGGAAGTGAGGGACTGGCTCCATAATCTCCGAACGATGGTGCCTGTCCCCATTTCCCATTGCGATTTCCCCCGGAGCCGGGCGACCCAACCGACGTGAGAAGCGAATTCGAGCTTGGCAAGCGCTGGTCGGAACTCGGCAGCGGGCGCTGGTTCAGACGCGCGCTCTGGCTGCTCGCGCTGGGGCTGCTGCTATACTTCGCCTTCCGCCTGGGCACGGCGCTCGCGCGACGGTTCCGGGCGATCGAGCGCTCCTACGATGTCGTCGCGACCGGCATGTCGGAGAGCGAGCGGGCGCCTGTCCCCGCGCCGCGACACGACGAGAGCAGGATAGCCCATGTCGTGATAGAATAGACGCTGCCGGGGCGGTGAGGGCGATCGCTTGCCCCCGCCGTGCAATCTGCGCAAAGGGAGGGTCTCATGATACGGCTGGTGACGATCGTGCTGGTAGCGATGCTGCTTGTACAGGCGGCGGCGGCGGCGCCGTCGTTCCGGGGATACACCGGACTGCTGCTGTTGCCGACGGGGGACACGCTGGACCTGAACGAGTTCAACCTGGCGTGGTTCAACGTGGACCTGACGGGCGGGGATCAGAATGCCTACGCGGCCAACCTGGGCCTGCGCGACGGGCTGGAGGTGGGCGTGCTGCGGAGTAAGGTGGAGATGGCGGAGGCGGAGACGATGCTCACCGCCAAGTACCGCATCTGCCCGGAGACGGATAAGCACGCGGCGGTCGCGGTGGGGGTGCTCGATCCCACCGACGAAGTGGACAGCACCATGTACGTGGTCGCCAGCAAGATCGTGGCGGGCCACGTCAGGGTGTTCGACGGCGAAATCACCAACCTGCGCGTCCACCTCGGTATCGGCGCGGGCCAGATCGATGGCGCCTTCATCGGCGGGTCGGCGACGCTGGGCGATCGCCTGATGTTAATGGCCGAGTACGACACCCATGACACCAATCTCGGCGCGCGGCTCAACATCGGCTACGGTTTCCGCGCCCATGCGGGTTGGTTCAACGATCTCAACGACGTGGGTATCGGCCTCAGCTACAACAA
The window above is part of the Armatimonadota bacterium genome. Proteins encoded here:
- the carB gene encoding carbamoyl-phosphate synthase large subunit; translated protein: TVHAVWALREEGYQSIIINNNPETVSTDFDTSDKLYFEPQTEEDTLNIIRQEQPEAVVVQFGGQTAINLADVFHRHGVPLLGTAFEDIDAAENRDRFEHLLRELDIPKPPGRAVTSAEAARRVATDIGYPVLVRPSYVLGGRAMEIVFSDEELLAYMRMATDVSPRHPILVDKYVLGKEAEVDVIADGRDALIPGIMEHIERAGVHSGDSMAVCPPVSLSQVAQRTIVDYSLRLARALHIKGLMNIQFVLEGDQVYVLEVNPRASRTVPYLSKLTGIPMVNVATKAMLGKSLAELGYAPGLYPPPRHYGVKAPVFSFAKLTRVDVSLGPEMKSTGEIMGIDEDYSRALHKAMIASGVAPPSRGTLVLTVADRDKPEATELARGFNRLGFTIHATRGTAAHLAAHGIPARRVGKISEGSPNILDLITGGAADLLINTMSRDRKPGREGIRIRRASVEHSLPCLTSLDTARALLTALSARREGEPFTYKTIDEYLADGGSEGLAP